In Candidatus Lokiarchaeota archaeon, one DNA window encodes the following:
- a CDS encoding FAD-binding protein has translation MIDAEKKNQAFNALIDVVGKAHVYPQETDAILNAHDAWPLSEAKIRAGEILPKADFVVFPANDEEITDILKLANEMRIPVIPVGGGAGTCGGTLPIYGGIQLDLKRMNKILKIDEESMLVTAQAGIVGIELEREINRHGYITGHTPTSLRASNLGGFVATRSGGSMSSKYGKIEDLTLGLKVVLPDGTITRCKAVPRHSVGPDLRELFIGSEGTLGVITEATVKIFPKPDERRFRSVSFPDVHSGLEAIKGIFRADVKPSVVRLYDPEDTAMHISTRFEVPEGDCMLLLAFDGSSKQVELDEQICLDICLREGGKDFGVEPSQYWWDHRYDMYYPTKLTTGGYSIGDTIDIVATYDRLEDVYHAMKEAMEQHGAFVLSHFSHMYENGGSIYMIFFTSQPDAETAWNTYKKIWDDGVEACLEHGGTMSHQHGVGTLRSTYVEEELGASFGVLKKIKDKLDPNGIMNPGKLGLGVR, from the coding sequence ATGATTGATGCAGAGAAGAAGAACCAAGCTTTCAATGCTCTTATCGACGTAGTTGGTAAGGCACATGTATATCCTCAGGAAACAGATGCGATTCTTAATGCTCATGATGCTTGGCCCTTGAGTGAAGCGAAGATTCGTGCTGGGGAAATACTCCCCAAGGCAGACTTCGTTGTGTTTCCTGCAAATGACGAAGAAATAACGGATATATTGAAACTAGCCAATGAGATGAGAATACCTGTGATTCCAGTAGGGGGCGGTGCTGGTACATGTGGTGGCACTCTACCTATCTATGGTGGTATTCAGCTCGATTTGAAGAGAATGAACAAGATTCTCAAAATCGATGAGGAATCTATGTTGGTTACCGCGCAAGCTGGAATCGTAGGAATCGAATTGGAGCGGGAAATCAATCGTCACGGTTACATTACTGGTCATACTCCAACTTCACTGAGAGCATCCAATCTCGGCGGGTTTGTCGCCACGAGATCTGGGGGCTCCATGTCATCGAAATACGGAAAAATCGAGGACTTGACATTAGGTCTGAAGGTTGTTCTTCCGGATGGTACCATAACAAGATGTAAGGCGGTTCCCAGACATTCTGTCGGGCCCGATCTGCGCGAGTTGTTCATCGGGTCTGAGGGAACACTGGGGGTCATAACCGAGGCTACAGTGAAGATTTTTCCAAAACCGGACGAAAGACGCTTTCGGAGTGTGTCATTTCCAGATGTCCATAGCGGCCTAGAGGCAATCAAAGGCATTTTCAGGGCCGATGTTAAGCCATCAGTAGTTCGATTATATGACCCCGAAGATACAGCAATGCATATTTCTACACGTTTTGAAGTACCCGAGGGGGACTGCATGCTTCTGCTTGCATTCGATGGAAGCTCAAAACAGGTTGAGCTTGATGAGCAGATTTGCTTAGATATTTGCCTACGAGAAGGGGGCAAAGACTTCGGTGTTGAACCCTCTCAATATTGGTGGGACCATCGATACGATATGTACTACCCTACCAAGCTCACCACTGGTGGCTATTCTATAGGCGATACAATAGACATTGTTGCCACTTATGATCGTCTTGAAGATGTCTACCACGCAATGAAAGAAGCTATGGAGCAACACGGGGCATTTGTTCTTTCACACTTTAGTCACATGTATGAAAATGGTGGTTCCATTTACATGATTTTCTTCACTTCACAGCCTGATGCAGAGACAGCTTGGAATACGTATAAGAAAATCTGGGATGACGGCGTTGAAGCATGTTTAGAGCATGGCGGAACGATGAGCCATCAGCACGGTGTTGGAACACTACGGAGCACGTATGTTGAGGAAGAATTAGGGGCAAGTTTTGGAGTGTTGAAAAAGATAAAGGATAAACTTGACCCGAATGGTATCATGAATCCTGGCAAGCTGGGACTGGGGGTGCGCTGA
- a CDS encoding 4Fe-4S dicluster domain-containing protein, whose amino-acid sequence MMSEEEAYETVKQTLKEEGISPYKPDELDVVASIENCINCGTCINHCPVVAAVGINRFSGPRSIAVELSRSPPEYWSAGDMVYLCTGCGTCREVCPKNVDIPEIVNLIRARIFEHRPDLVPKGLHTVRETILEHHLAFEPWDDEEEKEASRDMRRERFGLPVIPDRVVRDAEVLFYPGCQAEEVAQEVKEAGKAVLEFFEVDYTLLDELNCCGLPSRLMGDDQTARELADELKAKLDELGVNKIVTTCAGCTSNLSYLASRDDWNMPVYHLVEYFREVIGLEKLKEAAKQETSGSKVVVTVHDPCHLIRHTSRQLMNEALEILDCLPGVEVSVSEVEDSCCGGGGLVAYHSSAIADAVTQENVEGIKNTDADRVVTPCPLCTSQLETRLFKSGSSIDVDDLSVFVAKYLPFEEKTSND is encoded by the coding sequence ATGATGAGTGAGGAAGAAGCATATGAGACTGTTAAACAGACGCTAAAGGAAGAGGGTATATCTCCTTACAAGCCTGATGAACTTGACGTGGTCGCAAGTATCGAAAATTGCATTAATTGCGGAACCTGCATCAACCATTGTCCTGTTGTCGCTGCAGTGGGAATCAACCGTTTCTCAGGTCCCCGAAGTATTGCTGTTGAGCTGAGCAGGTCACCCCCGGAATACTGGAGTGCGGGTGACATGGTCTATCTCTGTACGGGTTGCGGGACTTGTCGTGAAGTGTGTCCAAAGAATGTCGATATCCCCGAAATAGTCAACCTAATTAGAGCTAGGATTTTCGAGCATCGTCCTGATTTGGTACCTAAAGGCCTACATACCGTACGAGAGACTATCCTGGAGCATCATCTTGCGTTTGAACCATGGGATGATGAAGAGGAGAAAGAAGCAAGCCGTGATATGCGACGCGAACGTTTTGGATTACCCGTTATCCCCGACCGTGTCGTAAGAGATGCCGAAGTACTGTTTTATCCTGGCTGTCAAGCAGAAGAGGTAGCCCAAGAAGTGAAAGAAGCTGGAAAGGCCGTTTTGGAATTCTTTGAAGTCGACTATACATTGCTCGATGAACTGAATTGTTGTGGTCTTCCATCTAGATTAATGGGGGATGATCAAACCGCCCGAGAACTAGCTGATGAGCTAAAGGCAAAACTCGATGAATTAGGTGTCAACAAGATTGTGACGACCTGTGCTGGATGTACTTCTAATCTATCATATTTGGCGTCTCGTGATGATTGGAATATGCCGGTCTATCACCTAGTTGAGTATTTTAGAGAGGTTATTGGGCTTGAGAAGTTGAAGGAAGCAGCAAAACAAGAAACCTCCGGAAGCAAAGTGGTTGTTACCGTCCACGATCCATGCCATCTTATTCGACACACTTCGAGACAGCTCATGAATGAAGCTCTCGAGATTCTTGATTGCTTACCCGGTGTGGAGGTTTCTGTTTCAGAAGTCGAAGACTCATGTTGCGGTGGGGGAGGTCTCGTGGCCTATCATTCCAGTGCTATTGCGGATGCTGTTACGCAGGAGAATGTGGAAGGCATAAAGAATACTGATGCTGATCGAGTTGTTACTCCTTGCCCTCTATGCACTTCACAATTAGAAACACGCCTTTTCAAGAGTGGCTCATCCATCGATGTGGATGATTTGAGCGTGTTCGTTGCCAAATACTTGCCTTTTGAGGAGAAGACTTCCAATGATTGA
- the glpB gene encoding anaerobic glycerol-3-phosphate dehydrogenase subunit B encodes MGGNLLMDLESDLVVIGGGMAGLVAGSIASESGFDVTVLRKGQSATAYSSGAIDVAGYMPGSCYPFASPIEGMISLANSHAFHPYGFLEDVSSAVIEETELSKYHMGEAISWLKDGLEETPASLHGSLDKNIESITMLGTTKPTCLLQKSMNPGNLMSDPDSCLLFVGFPGHQDFDAEVAARTFVDNQLSDKTPPRKVGHCKLSVSPHGSKQNISSIELARHFDHGGDEMEPMLDDLTHEAESVGATHIAFPPVLGLHHPQRIREALEQATGTTVFELLALPPSIPGMRLQRSLEKVFKNSGGSLMIGYECQPKALSDTDINSLQVRGPARSLTIETKAIVLATGKFIGGGVAGKKDGLRETVFDIPVVTEQYESARNIPPRELTKRIAISQDGHAIYGCGVPVDGSLKPVGRNGKTVAENIFCAGSAIAGYRYPTEKSGLGVALLSGSLAGKHVSQYLRGAE; translated from the coding sequence ATGGGAGGGAATTTGCTGATGGACCTCGAGAGCGACTTGGTAGTTATCGGCGGTGGCATGGCCGGCTTAGTTGCAGGTAGTATTGCATCAGAATCGGGTTTTGATGTCACAGTATTGAGAAAAGGACAAAGCGCAACTGCGTATTCTTCTGGAGCTATCGATGTTGCTGGGTATATGCCTGGATCATGCTATCCTTTTGCGTCTCCTATTGAAGGAATGATTTCACTGGCTAATTCTCATGCTTTTCATCCGTACGGATTCCTCGAAGATGTGTCTTCAGCTGTCATTGAGGAGACTGAACTATCGAAGTACCATATGGGCGAGGCCATATCATGGCTAAAAGATGGACTTGAGGAAACTCCTGCGTCCTTGCATGGATCGCTTGACAAGAATATCGAATCTATCACTATGCTGGGCACGACAAAACCAACTTGCCTTCTCCAGAAAAGCATGAACCCTGGTAACCTTATGTCTGACCCTGATAGCTGCTTATTATTCGTGGGCTTTCCTGGTCATCAGGATTTCGATGCTGAGGTAGCAGCTCGCACATTTGTTGATAATCAACTATCGGATAAGACTCCTCCACGCAAAGTTGGTCACTGTAAATTATCCGTCTCACCTCATGGTTCCAAACAGAATATTTCTTCCATCGAATTGGCACGTCATTTTGACCATGGTGGTGACGAAATGGAACCTATGCTTGATGATTTGACCCATGAAGCAGAATCCGTGGGTGCCACTCACATCGCTTTCCCTCCTGTCTTGGGCCTCCATCATCCTCAAAGAATCCGAGAAGCCTTGGAGCAGGCTACGGGAACTACTGTCTTCGAATTGCTCGCCTTGCCGCCTTCAATACCCGGGATGCGTCTTCAACGCTCTCTTGAGAAAGTCTTCAAGAACAGTGGTGGTTCATTGATGATTGGCTATGAATGTCAACCAAAAGCCCTGAGTGATACTGACATCAATTCACTTCAGGTTAGGGGGCCAGCTCGCTCTCTTACTATTGAAACGAAAGCGATTGTGCTGGCAACTGGGAAATTCATCGGCGGAGGAGTGGCTGGCAAGAAAGATGGCCTTAGAGAGACGGTTTTTGATATACCCGTCGTCACGGAACAGTATGAATCAGCACGGAATATTCCCCCAAGAGAACTCACAAAACGTATTGCTATATCTCAGGATGGCCACGCAATCTACGGATGTGGTGTACCCGTGGACGGTTCTTTGAAGCCGGTTGGAAGAAACGGAAAAACAGTTGCTGAGAACATATTCTGCGCAGGTTCTGCAATAGCAGGTTACAGATATCCAACAGAGAAGAGTGGTTTAGGAGTTGCTCTATTATCTGGGAGTCTAGCGGGGAAGCATGTATCTCAGTACTTGCGAGGTGCAGAATGA
- a CDS encoding FAD-dependent oxidoreductase, producing MAYDYDVVVIGGGSTGTAVARDCAMRGLETLLLERDDIASATVGTCAGMISSGLKYMDEPDIVDMCSEEVVHFRRIARHLIMKNPILTPLMQMSDVSTGGNFAEEYSKRAETRDVPPVLFLTPEDALEIEPTLNPNIIASIYFEEYFISPFRLCLLQALDAQRNGASVRTYCEVHDIENLDGGGNQVTFFDRVSRKTESVVADCVVNATGPWADEVADMASANVEIRPNKGAHVILDRRVVNVGIIAKAVDGRMIYLFPHENTALLGTTALDTWEDPDKLVASSDEIEYLLKSMEWVVPSVREARIIRTMEGVRPLVADWKKPEDDVTRGYDILAHEDDAPGIFSFVGGKLVMCRHMAESVTDMVCEWLGVDKTCDTHMQPLPGMDGDVDVLALSKKYGVSQHMVERMRTRHGTEAEQVLELADAHPEWKTTVCTCEPIMEAELRYSIQEEFPRSLNDLRRRVRLGTGPCQGTFCTYKASAILTKELDWSGIDYQLEIMDYLAERWKGKRPSLRGEQLSQEELMQGIYSCVGNIDQSDAEYQRKPWEGIC from the coding sequence ATGGCCTATGATTATGACGTTGTCGTCATTGGTGGCGGCAGCACAGGAACAGCAGTGGCACGCGATTGTGCCATGAGAGGACTCGAAACACTACTGCTTGAACGGGATGACATCGCTTCTGCAACTGTTGGGACATGTGCAGGAATGATTTCGTCAGGTCTGAAGTATATGGATGAACCTGACATTGTCGATATGTGTTCTGAAGAGGTCGTTCACTTCAGACGAATTGCACGACACCTCATTATGAAGAATCCTATTCTTACACCTTTGATGCAGATGAGTGATGTTTCTACGGGTGGAAATTTCGCTGAAGAGTATTCGAAACGTGCAGAGACAAGAGATGTTCCACCGGTTCTGTTCTTGACTCCTGAGGACGCGCTCGAGATAGAGCCAACGCTGAATCCGAATATCATTGCTTCAATTTATTTCGAGGAATACTTCATTTCCCCCTTCCGCTTGTGTCTTTTGCAGGCACTAGATGCACAGCGAAATGGTGCGTCTGTAAGGACATACTGTGAGGTTCATGACATCGAAAACTTGGACGGGGGTGGGAATCAGGTTACTTTCTTTGATAGAGTCTCTCGAAAGACTGAATCCGTTGTAGCAGATTGCGTTGTGAACGCAACGGGACCATGGGCTGATGAAGTAGCTGATATGGCTTCAGCGAATGTGGAGATACGGCCAAACAAAGGAGCGCATGTTATTCTTGACCGACGAGTCGTGAATGTAGGTATCATTGCAAAGGCTGTCGACGGCCGGATGATTTACTTATTCCCTCACGAGAATACAGCTTTGTTGGGAACAACTGCTCTCGACACTTGGGAGGATCCCGACAAGCTTGTGGCTAGCAGCGATGAAATTGAGTATCTTCTGAAAAGCATGGAGTGGGTTGTTCCCTCTGTTCGCGAAGCAAGAATCATTCGAACAATGGAGGGTGTTCGCCCGCTGGTTGCTGATTGGAAGAAACCAGAAGATGATGTGACCCGTGGCTATGATATACTCGCCCATGAGGATGACGCTCCTGGTATCTTCAGTTTCGTCGGAGGAAAGCTTGTGATGTGTCGTCACATGGCTGAATCTGTTACTGATATGGTTTGCGAATGGCTTGGAGTAGATAAAACATGTGACACCCATATGCAGCCTCTGCCAGGAATGGATGGTGATGTTGATGTTCTAGCGCTTTCCAAGAAATATGGTGTTTCACAGCATATGGTTGAGCGCATGCGCACTCGCCACGGGACTGAGGCTGAACAAGTGCTTGAGCTAGCCGATGCCCACCCTGAATGGAAGACTACTGTATGCACATGTGAACCTATAATGGAAGCTGAATTGAGATACTCGATACAAGAGGAATTCCCCCGTTCCCTAAATGACCTACGAAGGCGAGTAAGATTGGGTACTGGCCCTTGCCAAGGTACTTTCTGTACATACAAAGCCTCAGCCATTCTTACAAAGGAACTTGACTGGTCTGGTATCGATTATCAACTTGAAATCATGGACTACTTAGCTGAACGTTGGAAAGGAAAGCGCCCATCGTTGAGAGGCGAGCAACTGAGCCAAGAGGAGCTGATGCAGGGAATATACTCCTGTGTAGGCAATATTGACCAGTCTGATGCAGAGTATCAACGAAAGCCATGGGAGGGAATTTGCTGA
- a CDS encoding MBL fold metallo-hydrolase gives MAESKMNDRAVMTKIADHFYLIRGDNRSRFPEANCVLVDDKILTLIDAGASLNNIKQGLAVLDYAIEDLDRIVLSHFHIDHKGYANHIHEITNCEVICHKLADKGVQTFEGMVDYYGIDGHRFYDDWGRFLKQRLPHVTREYNVTGHFTDDTPIDCGQTQVIPLHTPGHTIDHTCFGLGGYEKLMLVDIDLTGFGPWYGNEVSDVDEFRASIRRIRRLKPKIVVSGHLQKPISRNIEHKLKLYLNKIDERDNEILRLVSKGYDTVQKLANRPTIYPRIPRDLFLVFEEFMLQKHIESLEAKGLLSRSEEGTLRAESPQ, from the coding sequence ATGGCAGAAAGCAAAATGAATGACAGAGCAGTCATGACGAAGATTGCAGACCATTTCTACTTGATTAGAGGAGACAATCGGTCCCGCTTTCCCGAAGCAAACTGTGTTCTTGTTGATGATAAGATTTTGACGCTAATCGATGCCGGTGCCTCCCTCAACAACATCAAGCAAGGACTTGCGGTATTAGATTATGCAATCGAAGATCTTGATAGAATAGTCCTTAGCCATTTCCATATCGACCACAAAGGGTATGCCAATCACATTCATGAAATTACGAATTGCGAAGTAATCTGTCACAAACTAGCAGACAAAGGAGTACAAACGTTTGAGGGGATGGTCGATTACTATGGCATAGATGGGCATAGATTCTATGATGATTGGGGTCGGTTCTTGAAACAGAGATTACCCCACGTAACGAGAGAATACAACGTTACAGGTCATTTTACAGACGACACACCTATCGACTGCGGCCAAACACAAGTAATACCACTCCATACACCGGGGCATACTATTGATCACACATGCTTTGGGCTTGGCGGTTACGAAAAGCTAATGCTAGTAGATATTGACTTGACTGGTTTTGGCCCATGGTACGGCAACGAAGTAAGTGATGTTGATGAATTCAGAGCATCAATCAGACGTATACGAAGACTCAAGCCAAAGATTGTAGTAAGCGGTCACTTACAGAAACCAATCAGTAGGAACATAGAACACAAACTGAAACTCTACCTCAACAAAATAGATGAGCGAGACAATGAAATATTGAGATTGGTGTCGAAGGGTTACGATACAGTTCAGAAACTGGCTAATAGGCCTACAATCTACCCTCGAATACCCAGAGATCTCTTTCTAGTTTTCGAGGAATTCATGTTGCAGAAACATATCGAATCCCTCGAGGCCAAGGGGCTGCTCAGTAGATCTGAAGAGGGGACTCTTCGAGCTGAATCCCCTCAGTAA
- a CDS encoding crotonase, with the protein MSDEDVLYHTNEGVAIITINRPKKLNALNSAVVFRMRELFEQAEEDDKIRAVVLTGAGEKAFAAGADISEFQGRNSETVRELAENGQELCTYIESMSKPVIAAVNGFALGGGCEIAMACDIRYASENAKFGQPEINLGIIPGFGGTVRLPRLIGLGLAKEMIFTGDHIDAGHACSHGLVNMLFDSVTQVKEEAKALAQKLAKKPGVAIDLAKRSLNRAWTDPLDKNLEFEKDAFCKTFDTKDQEEGVDAFLSKRKPEFQHE; encoded by the coding sequence ATGTCTGATGAGGATGTACTATACCATACTAACGAAGGTGTGGCGATAATCACAATCAACCGTCCTAAGAAACTGAATGCGCTTAATTCTGCTGTTGTTTTTCGAATGCGCGAGCTATTCGAACAGGCAGAGGAGGATGACAAAATCAGGGCAGTTGTACTAACCGGAGCAGGCGAAAAAGCATTTGCCGCCGGTGCTGACATCAGTGAATTCCAAGGCAGGAATTCCGAGACTGTTCGAGAGCTAGCGGAAAATGGGCAAGAGCTTTGTACATATATTGAATCAATGAGCAAACCTGTAATTGCAGCAGTAAATGGGTTCGCTCTTGGTGGTGGCTGTGAAATCGCGATGGCTTGTGATATCCGATATGCTTCTGAGAATGCGAAGTTTGGTCAACCGGAGATCAATCTTGGGATTATTCCGGGATTCGGCGGTACTGTTCGATTACCTCGCCTTATCGGCCTTGGACTTGCTAAAGAGATGATTTTCACAGGAGACCACATTGATGCAGGTCATGCTTGCTCACATGGACTTGTGAACATGCTTTTCGATTCTGTCACTCAGGTTAAGGAGGAGGCAAAGGCCCTAGCCCAAAAGCTAGCAAAGAAACCTGGTGTGGCAATTGACCTGGCGAAGCGGTCGTTGAACCGAGCATGGACAGACCCACTAGACAAAAATCTTGAATTCGAGAAGGATGCATTCTGCAAGACTTTCGACACCAAGGATCAAGAAGAAGGGGTAGACGCGTTTCTATCAAAGCGGAAACCAGAATTTCAGCACGAATAA
- a CDS encoding nicotinate phosphoribosyltransferase, which yields MRRAWRIASEDEIREGKTTDVYFDRTVEILEAENVNPIVHAEFTVSSIPKNYEWGVTGGIDDALKLLEGKEIDVYGLPEGTVFWARGSNGVRTPVLAIEGHYREFTAMETPVLGFICHTSGMVTKTAHVRLAAGDKLLLSFGARRTHPAITPQVAYAGYVGGCDGVSCVLGGELLGIEPSGTMPHALIISFQDHRKAWESYDKHVDKDAARVALVDTYLDEVKESIMAAETIEDLDGVRLDTPSSRRGSMKRILQEVRWELDARGFEDVEIFVSGGLDVDSVTALRKVGADGFGVGGAISNAPAVDFAMDIVSMISDDEWIPVAKRGKFSGRKRVWRCNDCLRTQSSLLDSNPGVCPVCGGKMEKLTVKLMEDGEILQAPKSPDEIRDSVLKQIRRFDDIGRHD from the coding sequence ATGAGAAGAGCTTGGCGAATAGCATCCGAAGATGAAATAAGGGAAGGCAAAACCACGGATGTTTACTTTGATCGAACTGTCGAGATACTTGAAGCAGAGAATGTGAACCCAATAGTGCACGCTGAATTCACGGTATCAAGTATACCTAAGAACTATGAATGGGGCGTTACTGGTGGAATTGATGATGCGCTCAAGCTCTTGGAAGGGAAAGAAATAGACGTATATGGCCTTCCGGAGGGAACTGTATTCTGGGCAAGAGGAAGTAATGGTGTTCGAACCCCAGTTCTTGCGATAGAAGGCCACTATAGAGAATTTACTGCAATGGAGACACCTGTGCTCGGGTTCATATGTCATACTTCTGGAATGGTTACAAAAACAGCACATGTGCGGCTGGCCGCTGGCGACAAGCTCTTGTTATCCTTCGGTGCCAGAAGAACACATCCAGCCATTACGCCCCAAGTGGCATATGCGGGATACGTAGGTGGATGCGACGGGGTTTCATGTGTCTTAGGTGGGGAGCTGCTGGGCATTGAACCATCGGGAACCATGCCTCATGCACTGATTATTTCGTTCCAAGACCATAGAAAGGCGTGGGAAAGCTACGACAAACACGTTGACAAAGATGCTGCCAGAGTAGCCCTTGTTGATACCTACTTGGACGAAGTAAAGGAGTCAATCATGGCTGCAGAAACGATTGAAGACCTAGATGGGGTTAGACTGGACACACCCAGCAGCCGCAGAGGTAGTATGAAGAGAATTCTACAAGAAGTGCGATGGGAACTTGATGCACGGGGATTCGAAGACGTTGAGATTTTTGTTAGTGGAGGGCTTGATGTTGATTCGGTCACAGCATTAAGAAAGGTTGGAGCTGATGGTTTCGGCGTGGGAGGGGCAATAAGCAATGCACCAGCTGTGGACTTTGCAATGGATATTGTGTCCATGATTTCGGATGACGAATGGATTCCTGTTGCGAAGCGAGGTAAATTCTCTGGCAGAAAACGGGTTTGGCGATGCAATGACTGTCTGCGAACACAATCAAGCCTTCTAGATTCAAATCCTGGAGTGTGTCCAGTTTGTGGGGGGAAAATGGAGAAACTGACTGTCAAATTGATGGAGGATGGCGAGATTCTTCAGGCACCAAAATCGCCAGATGAAATTAGAGATTCAGTACTGAAACAGATTAGGAGATTTGATGATATTGGTAGACACGATTGA
- a CDS encoding isochorismatase family protein has product MILVDTIDADKTAVIIVDMLNDFVRPDGALPVPGAEDLIPNQQRILEKAREEGLFVVYVADHHMPDDEEFDVWGAHAVEGTEGAQVIDEIAPKGNEKVIPKRRYSGFFGTDLDLTLREHNIEKVIIFGVLTDICVNYTSAGATARGYDAVVVSDAVSSNDEEDHKFALKHMQKVHDTEVETTEEILSALN; this is encoded by the coding sequence ATGATATTGGTAGACACGATTGATGCAGATAAGACAGCCGTAATCATTGTAGATATGCTCAACGACTTTGTGAGGCCAGACGGTGCTCTTCCTGTGCCGGGAGCCGAAGACCTGATTCCAAACCAACAGCGAATTCTTGAGAAGGCAAGGGAAGAGGGGCTTTTTGTTGTATATGTTGCTGATCACCACATGCCAGATGACGAAGAATTCGATGTGTGGGGCGCGCATGCAGTCGAAGGTACTGAAGGTGCACAGGTTATTGACGAAATAGCACCCAAGGGAAATGAAAAGGTAATTCCAAAACGAAGATACTCGGGATTCTTCGGGACAGACTTGGATTTGACACTCCGTGAACATAACATTGAGAAGGTCATTATCTTTGGCGTACTGACCGATATATGTGTCAACTATACTTCTGCTGGAGCAACAGCGCGGGGGTATGATGCAGTTGTTGTCAGTGACGCAGTCTCCAGTAATGATGAAGAGGATCACAAATTCGCACTGAAGCACATGCAGAAAGTCCACGATACCGAAGTGGAGACCACTGAAGAAATCCTATCTGCCTTGAACTGA
- a CDS encoding thiolase domain-containing protein codes for MQSSSLRLPSLMCRNLDIRKMRFSMMARKVGVVAAGHAKFGKRLDATMRELSAEAYKPIYDAGITQDMIDATVLSYAASQFSGQGAGSALIADYLGLHEKPHLRVESACTTGTASLRAAWGMVSAGLYDTMLVLGVEQMNRVSSAKATEYMSQAGDMRWEYPYGISFPAFYALMASRYMAEYDLPHEVLSKISVKSHHYGAQNPYAHLPRTVTVEEAHNSVPITRPLNLYDCSLISDGAAAIVIAAEEKAKEFTDEPMWIKGIGAGASSMMIQDRESLTSIPGAKSAAKAAYDMAGVGPEDIDMAQVHDCFTIAELIAYEDLGFAEPGKGRELIENKEVYHDGSIPVNCDGGLKSKGHPLGATGVSMVYEIYSQMRGEAREPSRQIDDVQIGLAHNVGQSGQFVNVFILERGW; via the coding sequence ATGCAATCGTCAAGCTTAAGACTACCCTCGTTAATGTGCCGCAACCTAGATATTCGAAAAATGAGGTTTTCAATGATGGCGAGAAAAGTTGGTGTAGTCGCAGCTGGCCACGCGAAGTTTGGTAAACGGCTAGACGCGACAATGAGAGAGCTTAGTGCTGAGGCGTACAAGCCCATATACGATGCGGGTATAACTCAGGACATGATTGACGCAACGGTATTGTCCTACGCGGCTTCCCAGTTTTCAGGGCAAGGTGCAGGTTCCGCCCTTATTGCAGATTACCTGGGACTACATGAAAAACCACACCTCAGGGTAGAATCTGCATGTACGACGGGTACGGCGTCCTTAAGGGCTGCCTGGGGAATGGTTTCAGCTGGTCTGTACGATACTATGTTAGTGCTAGGAGTAGAGCAGATGAACCGGGTGTCTTCAGCAAAGGCGACGGAATACATGTCCCAAGCTGGTGATATGCGTTGGGAATACCCATATGGTATTAGTTTTCCTGCATTCTACGCATTGATGGCTTCGCGGTACATGGCTGAATATGATTTACCTCATGAAGTCCTATCGAAGATTTCAGTCAAGAGCCATCACTATGGTGCTCAAAACCCATATGCACATTTACCAAGGACGGTGACAGTAGAGGAAGCACATAATTCAGTACCAATAACGCGCCCTCTAAATCTCTATGATTGTTCACTTATTTCCGACGGAGCCGCAGCCATTGTAATCGCTGCGGAAGAAAAGGCCAAGGAATTTACTGATGAACCAATGTGGATCAAAGGTATTGGGGCCGGAGCGTCGAGTATGATGATTCAGGATCGTGAAAGCCTTACTTCAATACCTGGAGCGAAATCTGCGGCAAAGGCTGCTTACGATATGGCAGGTGTGGGGCCAGAGGACATCGATATGGCTCAGGTACATGATTGCTTCACTATTGCAGAACTTATTGCCTATGAGGACCTCGGGTTCGCTGAACCAGGTAAAGGTCGCGAGCTCATCGAGAACAAAGAGGTATATCACGATGGTTCGATTCCCGTCAACTGTGATGGCGGCCTGAAAAGTAAAGGGCACCCACTAGGAGCAACGGGAGTGAGTATGGTTTATGAAATATATAGCCAGATGCGCGGCGAAGCTAGAGAACCTTCACGGCAAATCGATGATGTCCAGATCGGTCTAGCACATAATGTTGGGCAGAGCGGACAATTCGTTAACGTCTTCATTCTTGAGCGGGGTTGGTAA